In a genomic window of Phycodurus eques isolate BA_2022a chromosome 2, UOR_Pequ_1.1, whole genome shotgun sequence:
- the lins1 gene encoding protein Lines homolog 1, with protein MASAGGSLMAVLSEVYECSVNATRPSRTPEEVARAIVSGVRAHETAGRHGNEADASCLALTLIGRMVARATAPAPHGRVAGFYRDAVEVLLQDLDVVSQMVAKFGCEEQMVSHLAAKSASACVLYRLQVSGAVSPAWHQTCQRALLSSPAGPELDGVLWSLTWVLQKLLQDKRPEPVRMLLMAFDASVSASTSRFLPADRSRLGAADTSCLLLDLLELLTASGSAAPAGTRGPRLTYIHAAALIDAVSRAPRYFVSKRAALLLKRAALRKAGEDWLGASGENAASDASDVGVLAAAVSDALAAGWLTSVRVESARFFGGTSAAGGGAGDPVMLRALGLLVIKSVQHRVVSAAAGAAEAGGHLGSLWRFLREKGVRPTDTDHDCGVLPLLFGEQDDDMMEAAKAALVVFLHLRDDWRPDDSAPVRASCVAGCNPHCHFLFLLGAVSADHRILLDFLISTETCFLDYLVRYLRYLRTDRRGFAASCRRLDAGGRSASGAAAPPPAPAPAPSGGCRLVDYEDSDEEASGDSPGSERLRSNAGASDDTLAWALGCLVRLRRMLARLQSKNLFPYKADSLLKLLMQAIQLLNAG; from the exons TCGTCAGCGGCGTGCGCGCGCACGAGACGGCgggtcgccacggtaacgaggcGGACGCCAGCTGCTTGGCGCTGACGCTGATCGGCCGGATGGTTGCCAGGGCGACGGCTCCCGCTCCGCACGGCCGCGTCGCCGGCTTCTACCGGGATGCGGTGGAGGTcctgcttcaggacctggacgtgGTGTCTCAGATG GTGGCCAAGTTTGGCTGCGAAGAGCAAATGGTCAGCCACTTGGCCGCAAAGAGCGCCTCCGCCTGTGTCCTCTACCGACTGCAAGTATCC GGGGCGGTCAGTCCCGCGTGGCATCAGACATGCCAGCGGGCACTCCTCAGTTCGCCCGCCGGCCCCGAACTGGACGGCGTCTTGTGGTCGCTGACCTGGGTCCTCCAGAAACTTCTCCAGGACAAGCGTCCAG AACCGGTCAGGATGCTTCTGATGGCGTTCGACGCGAGCGTCAGCGCCTCGACGTCCAGGTTCCTTCCCGCGGACCGGAGCCGCCTCGGCGCGGCAGACACCTCCTGCCTCCTGCTGGACCTTCTCGAGCTTCTTACGGCGTCCGGTTCCGCGGCGCCCGCCGGCACGAGGGGTCCGAGGTTGACGTACATCCACGCCGCTGCGTTGATCGACGCCGTTAGCCGTGCGCCGCGCTACTTCGTCAGCAAGAGGGCGGCGCTCTTGCTAAAGCGGGCGGCGCTGCGGAAGGCCGGCGAGGACTGGCTGGGGGCGTCCGGAGAGAACGCCGCCTCGGACGCCTCGGACGTCGGCGTTCTAGCCGCCGCGGTGTCGGATGCGCTGGCGGCCGGTTGGTTGACGAGCGTCCGCGTGGAGTCGGCGCGGTTTTTCGGcgggacgagcgccgccggagggGGCGCGGGAGACCCGGTGATGCTGCGCGCCCTCGGCCTGCTCGTCATCAAGAGCGTCCAGCATCGCGTCGTGTCCGCCGCCGCAG GTGCCGCCGAGGCCGGTGGGCATCTGGGTTCCCTGTGGCGTTTCCTGCGCGAGAAGGGCGTGCGGCCGACGGACACCGATCACGACTGCGGCGTCCTCCCGCTGCTGTTCGGCGAGCAGGATGACGACATGATGGAGGCCGCCAAAGCCGCGCTCGTCGTCTTCCTCCATCTCAG AGACGACTGGCGCCCGGACGACTCCGCGCCCGTCCGAGCGTCCTGCGTCGCCGGCTGCAACCCGCACtgccacttcctgttcctgcTCGGCGCCGTCTCGGCGGACCACCGCATCCTGCTGGACTTCCTCATCTCCACGGAAACCTGCTTCCTGGACTACCTGGTGCGCTACCTGCGCTACCTGAGGACCGACCGGCGGGGATTCGCCGCCTCGTGCCGGCGGCTGGACGCCGGCGGCCGCTCCGCCTCCGGCGCGGCAGCGCCGCCTCCGGCTCCGGCTCCGGCTCCCTCCGGGGGTTGCCGCCTCGTGGACTACGAAGATTCGGACGAAGAGGCGAGCGGAGACTCCCCGGGTTCGGAGCGGTTGCGCTCCAACGCGGGGGCGAGCGATGACACGCTGGCTTGGGCGCTGGGCTGCCTGGTGCGACTGCGCCGCATGCTGGCGAGGCTGCAGAGCAAGAACCTTTTTCCGTACAAGGCAGACTCGCTCCTCAAACTCTTAATGCAAGCAATACAACTGCTTAACGCCGGCTGA
- the katnb1 gene encoding katanin p80 WD40 repeat-containing subunit B1 isoform X2, giving the protein MAAAGGATKMSWRLQEFEAHAGRVCCVALGKSTGRLLASGGEDCRVNIWSVSKANCIMSLCGHRKAVECVHFNVSEEQLVTGSQSGSIRVWDLEAAKMLRTLTGHKSNITSFGFHPFGDFLASGSTDTNIKMWDVRRKGPIYRYKGHTAAVRSLAFSPDGKWLASAGDDCTVKLWDLKQAKTITEFTAHTSAVNAIQFHPNEYLLASGGADRWVRLWDLEKFCQVGALQDTGAIRCVLFSADGGCLFSGHADVLGVCAWEPDRWLDAVTVGWGRVCDLTLCNQQLIGASHQLSGVATHVVDLKRVKTSATASDHDAAAVVPGRAAPRSPSADPKAGALRRSYERPAAACPPSQGLKQSAEAERRSPEGERRSPSEDEADEKVSSAEIHNAQDYREIFQPRNAISRTPPRMSEPFPAPPEDERPLDNAPLFPEQRPGSPSALPTPVQRVEPTVVACVKRPAPSAVGQVFPTSEQAPVPPQIFPIGRNEPTGLDVADFLSGRRCGVLNENEVLNHIHNGHATMCVMLSNRRKNLQSVRDVWARQGIKSALDAAVSMNDLSIVVDVLNIINLQPSLWKLDVCATSLPQIDKLLQSKYESAAAHP; this is encoded by the exons ATGGCGGCGGCCGGCGGCGCCACCAAGATGTCGTGGCGACTGC AGGAGTTCGAGGCTCACGCCGGTCGCGTTTGCTGCGTGGCGTTGGGCAAAAGCACCGGCCGCCTCCTGGCGAGCGGCGGCGAAGATTGCAGAGTCAACATCTGGTCCGTCAGCAAGGCCAACTGCATCATG AGTCTGTGCGGCCACAGGAAGGCGGTGGAGTGCGTCCACTTCAACGTGTCCGAGGAGCAGCTGGTGACCGGGTCGCAGTCCGGATCCATACGAGTGTGGGACCTGGAGGCCGCCAAGA tGTTGCGAACTCTGACGGGACACAAATCCAACATCACCAGTTTTGGTTTCCATCCTTTTGGAGACTTTTTGGCATCCGGCTCCACCGACACAAACATCAAG ATGTGGGACGTGCGGCGGAAAGGTCCCATCTACAGGTACAAG GGTCACACGGCGGCCGTCCGGAGTTTGGCCTTCAGCCCGGACGGGAAGTGGTTGGCGTCGGCCGGCGACGACTGCACCGTCAAG CTGTGGGACCTGAAGCAGGCCAAGACCATCACCGAGTTCACGGCGCACACGTCCGCCGTCAACGCCATCCAGTTCCACCCCAACGAGTACCTGCTGGCCTCGGGCGGCGCCGACAG GTGGGTGAGGCTGTGGGATCTGGAGAAGTTCTGCCAGGTGGGGGCGCTGCAGGACACGGGCGCCATCAG GTGTGTGCTGTTTAGCGCCGACGGCGGCTGTCTGTTCAGCGGCCACGCCGACGTCCTTGGCGTCTGCGCGTGGGAACCCGACCGCTGGCTCGACGCGGTGACGGTGGGCTGGGGACGGGTCTGTGACCTCACGCTCTGCAACCAGCAGCTG ATCGGCGCGTCTCACCAGCTGAGCGGCGTGGCGACGCACGTGGTGGACCTGAAGCGTGTCAAGACGAGCGCCACCGCCTCTGATCACGACGCCGCGGCAGTTGTGCCGGGAAGGGCGGCGCCGCGGTCGCCATCCGCCGACCCCAAAGCGGGCGCGCTACGCCGCAGCTACGAGCGCCCCGCCGCCGCGTGCCCGCCATCTCAAGG CCTCAAGCAGAGCGCCGAAGCGGAGAGGCGGAGTCCCGAAGGAGAGAGGCGGAGCCCGAGCGAGGACGAGGCGGACGAGAAAGTTTCGTCGGCTGAAATCCACAATGCGCAAGACTACCGGGAAATCTTCCAGCCCCGCAACGCCATAT CTCGGACACCTCCCAGGATGTCGGAGCCTTTTCCTGCGCCGCCCGAGGACG AACGGCCCCTCGACAACGCACCGCTTTTTCCCGAGCAGCGGCCG GGTTCTCCGTCAGCCCTGCCCACTCCCGTCCAGAGGGTGGAGCCGACAGTGGTCGCCTGTGTGAAACGCCCCGCCCCCTCTGCCGTGGGCCAGGTTTTCCCCACTAGCGAGCAGGCCCCCGTGCCACCGCAAATCTTCCCGATCGGCAGGAACGAGCCGACGGGCCTCGACGTGGCGGACTTCCTTTCG GGCCGTCGTTGTGGCGTCCTGAACGAAAACGAGGTTTTGAATCACATCCACAACGGTCACGCCACCATGTGCGTCATGCTCAGCAACCGACGCAAGAACCTGCAAAGTGTTAGAGACGTGTGGGCCCGCCAGGGGATCAAG AGCGCTCTGGACGCCGCAGTCTCCATGAATGACCTGTCCATCGTCGTGGACGTCCTCAACATTATCAACTTGCAGCC